The window CGTGGCACCAGAGCACAGCCGAGTCCCAGGTAAgagaggggaaggcagcagcGAGCTCAGGGCCAGCACCTGCCCCAGGCTGGCACCCCAGGGCTGGCTGAGCCAGAGGCTACAGCCCCTCCAAGCTTGTGTGTGTCAGTGCCCCGTTCTGCAGCAGAGAGCACTGACAGTGCTGCTGTGTGCATGAGGAAGGAGACCCTCTTCCAGACCAGGCTGCCTTTCAGGAGTGCCAGTGACACCAGTGAGCCGAGAAGCTCCTCCGTTTGCCTCCACAAAGACAGAATGGCTTTGCCAAGCCTGCCGTGCCCACCCGAAGGCAGAGCAAAGCATTTCAGGGCTGAGCAGTGGGGTTGGGTTGTCAAGCCCTTTGGGATCGAAAAGGGATTTTTATGATTGGTACCTTAATGCGTCTCTGGATGGAGCTGATGTCAGGGCGTTCATTGCTGCTACTGTCCAGATGCCTAGTTACAGGCGAGAAGGTAAATACATGGTGTGAAAAGCCTTTCAGAACCAGATGCTGTGGGATGGGGGCTCGGGGGAGGGAGGCTGGTCTGGAGGGGAAAGTTGGTtttgtgggcagagcccaggtctGAGTCAAAGCTCTGGCAGCAGTGACGTTAACCCAACCCCAAGGTTTCGTCAGAGCCGCTCGTTAGCTGTCGCTAggctgggagaggcagcaggaaagTTGTTTGAACACTCACTTGTATAGTTCAGCCAAGAAAATGTCCAGACTCTGCAGCTCTTCAAAAAGGGCTGgaaaatccagaaaataaaagggaaaaaggttaAGTTTAAACCATTGAAATGACAAGGGCTGAAAGCAAACCCACCATCCTGCCCACTCCCCTCGCACGGTGGTGGAGGGACACTGCATCAAGGAGCATGGCATCTCATGGCCACTGCACGGGGCGAGGGTTCAATCGCGCTCTGTGCCACTGGCAGAGCTTTGGGCTTGGTTTCTGGTTGCCCCTTTTGTTTCTGAGGCTGAGCCTTCCAACCAGCCATGGGGCAACTTGCATAACCCCCAGACTTATTTACACACCAAAGGGCAAACCTGGGAGAAAAGCAGTAGCGCTGGAGGATGGGGAACACACAGCACtttggcagcagagcagcagagggagcgggaggaaggaggaggaagcggcTGGTGAGCAGGGACTCCCTGCAGATGGGAGAGCAGTCATGGCTCAGGCATTACAGGGAGAATAACCCAGGTGCCCTGCCAGATACTTTTTACCAGAGAAGCCACAGCTTCATAcgggcagagggagaggagttTTTGGGGCAGGGTTATGGGTGAGGAACAACTCAACCCCACCCAGCTGCACCTTCTTCCCCGGCCAAGTCAGCCTGGGTGAGAGTCCAGGAAAGGCCTGGGATCCCGCGGCCAGCCCACGGATTGCTGCCCCAGCTCCTGCGACCAACACCCAGCCCCAGGGAAAAAGGGCTGAAAGGGTAAGCGACAAGCCAGGGTGATCTCTCCCCTGCACCCCTAGGCCCTGGCGATCTCAGGGGTGTAGCCTGGCCTGGGGTTTGCCTGGTTGCTGACCACTTTTGTCCGTCCAGACGTGCAGCTCCTGCGCCAGCTCGGGGATCACCAGGAAGGTCCTCCAGCCCTGGCGCTTCTTGGATTTGAGGATGTCTCCGAAGATATGGTCTCCGATGTACAAGATATCCTTCCCTTTGGCCCCCAGCAGGTCACAAACTGTGTCCGAAGAGCCTGAGAGAAGAATGGCATGGCTCAGACCGGGGAGACAAAAGGAAACGTGTGGCTCATTTCAGAGGGCCAGAGCAGGTCCATTTTCCTCCCAGAAACCTCCACTGCCAAACGTAGCACCCCTGCTTGGCCATGGCAGCACAGGGCACTGCCCACCCACCTGGGAGTTCACCCAGGGGCAGCTTTGCCAGCTGCAGCTCCCCTTCTACCACAAACCCTGCAGTGGCATTTCCCAGACCCTCTCTGGCAAGGAAGAAAAGGGCGTTTTGAGGATGAACGGGTCCATTTCTTCCCTGCATTGGGCAGCAATGATGACAGAGAGCTTCTGGTGCAGGGTGCAGAGGGCACTGTACAGTGCACTTTGGGAAACACAACCTTGTCTAGCGCCTGGCACAAGTCCTCTCATACCCAGAGTGGCTGAAGGCCACGAGGACAGGTCGGAGTCACTCCACAGGACAAGAAGGGTTCTTGCCTCACCTCCTGAGTACACGATGCCATGCTGCAGTGGGCCAGTGTAGGTACCAATCTTCAGCTTCCCGGTCACCTGAGGAAGGAGACACTGCGTTAGTACAGAACAGCTGATGGTCTGGATCTTTTCTGTCCTACTGATACTTCACTCTTGGTCTCTCACTCCCAGGCAGCCTAGAGGTGGCTTTCCACATTCTTTTCCTATTGCCACTTGCAGTACGTTAGGGAAGCCAGCAAAGCCTCGAGCTCTGCCCCAGGTGATGGGGTTGCTCAGGAATCACGGAAGAGGAGAAGCCAGCCCACTATCTCTAGGGCAGGTCCTGCCCGTTGCCACTAAGAGATGTCACACAGGAGGTGCACAAGCCCTTCCAGCCACAGCTGTACCCTCCACAGCCACTCACCGTGTCCACTTGCCGCAACACAGTGCCTTCGCCAAAGAAGAGAGGTTTTCGGGCATCCACCAGGATCAGGTCGAAATAGGACTGCCATGGCCGATGGGCACTCCCAGGCTGCAAAggcaaaaacaaaccccagaatCAGGCACAACACAATCAACCACAGGGAGTTTAACTGGATTGTCCCTGTCCATAGCCATAACCTGTGACACTGCTGGTCCACCAGAATCCCCTAGCTCGTGCTGTTTGTGGTACGACGCTGAGTTGCCAGCGCCACCTCCTAAAGCACTCCCCTTCTGTGGCGAGCCCATCCCAACCCCGCCTAGCAGTGAGGACTGAGGATGTGGTGTGAGACAGGAGAACTGCACTGAACATCCATGTCCCAGCACAGCTGTCGTGTGAAGAGATGCTGTAAATGACACTGCTACCACTGTTTTGAAGGTGAAGGTGACATCCTGCACAGATCCAGACACATGCGACTTCACAGCTTCAGCCTTACAAGGCCACGTTGGTACATTTGCCAGGAGTGGGAAAATGCCTGGACTCTATTCCACAGAGCACAGCTTTGAATCACAGCCCTGCCCAAAGGACACTGGGCATTCATGAGCCCTCTCTGCTCCATACTTCCACTCCTTCTGAGATCAAGACCACAGCAGGAGAAGTTTTTTGAGCTACTGGTTGTGGTGATTTTCCATGTTCTGAAAATTCTCCCTTGTCCACCTTCTACCTTTAGAGCACAGTGTGAAACCACATCTTTTAAGCGTGAGATAGCCTCATGCTGGGAGACTGAGAAAGCAGTACAAATTCATCTCAAACCTCTCTCCAAAAGTTGCAGGGCTGAGTTTTGAcctcagaaaaccagaaaaagcatGACTAAAACTTGATAACTTTTGGAGTTCTCACAGTCAAGGCACAATCAGCCATAAATGTTTCTACTGTTTGATAAAACTCTTTCCTTTCAACATCTAAAACATTGTGCAAGATTTCTAAGAAACCTGGCTGCAAAATGCCACAGTTAAAATGTGTTATCACTGAAATAATGTTATCATTAACACAGATTATTGTTTGAGACCAGATGATGcctcttttctctttgttatatTGTATTTGCTTTGATCCCATTCAAATAGGACACAAAACAGCAAGTGTATTCTAACCAGATTAAAGCAACTAATCCCATGCAGCCAATGAAGCAGGATTAAAATGCTTTCCAGCTACACAGATAATTAGGCACATCAGTTTCTATTGGAACAGCAGTCTAGAAATCACATACCTTTGGTCCATGTGGAAAGTCAAACAAGTAAGTCAtaattttctgaaagacagaaagtAAGTATtcaaagatgcatttttaaacatacatttgTGTAGCTTACAAGagtatatttttctgcttttatattttcaggTTACAGAACTTTATTTTCAGGATTTACATGAAAGTCAGCATAAGATTTGGAGACAAAATGAATGGACAGGAATTAAACCAGTAATTTTTATAATCAAAGAACACATTTGCCTCAGAAATCTGCATGCTGCTTCAGGTATATCTTGCAATTCTTTAAAATGGCATGTAAATCTTTGGATTAGCAGTGTTGCAACATCCTGACATTTACCTGGAGTTGAAGTAACCACGTTTATTCCTACAGCACAGCAGACAGCCCTCTTTAGCTCTTAGACCTCTCCAGGACCATGGCTTTGGTGACCTGTCTGTACTCAGACTATCTCACTTGAAAAAGAAGTTCTGCATTTTAAAGGATGCTGAAATCTAAAATATCACTTCCTCTTTCAGCCTTTTAATTGGTGAGGAACTGAGTGAGGCACAGAGGGACTTAAGCCAGGCCCATACTAGGTCAGTAGCAGAACCAGGACTACAAAAGATGACTTGACCTAACCTgcgttcaccactaaaccatccTATACCTAGCTTAGAAAACAACCAATTCTCCATGAGATATCCTACCAAAACCCATacaaatgaatgaatgaatggcTGGCTTTTGTTTATTCCATTATATACCAACACAACAATTCAAGCAGCACTTACGTCGGTGTATTTATAGTCGCTGTTTGTGACAAGAAACACCTTCCCAACTTCATTCATACGGctgagcagcagtggcagcttcCCCTGAAAGCCAAGGGACGTACATGTCACACACAAAAGTCCCAGAGACTCACCATGGGCAAAACACTCTCAACTATGATCCCACcagacaaaacaaagcaaagcaaatcatCAAGCAAGCAAACTCACATGTTTTGCACTGGGCAGAGCCAGGGAAGCTGCTGGTCCGTCCACGTAACACCCCTCCAGAGCACAGCCCAGgagaggaaggcgagggggaagggctcAGCCAGACTGCGGTGCCTTTGCCAACCACAGTGCCAGGCACCCTGTGCTGCTCCCACCCATCTGCTCTGTGCCAGGcatgctggagcagctcctccagctcccagtcCATTCCCGAAATGGGCCCAGGGGCAGGTGAAACCTGAGCTCACACGAGCCACCAGTTGGAGCGCATTATAATTCCAACCTCAAATTAGGGAGAATTTATTCCTGGGGCTATTTTTATTGAATCATAAATCTCTG of the Strix aluco isolate bStrAlu1 chromosome 7, bStrAlu1.hap1, whole genome shotgun sequence genome contains:
- the NT5C2 gene encoding cytosolic purine 5'-nucleotidase isoform X7, producing the protein MNEVGKVFLVTNSDYKYTDKIMTYLFDFPHGPKPGSAHRPWQSYFDLILVDARKPLFFGEGTVLRQVDTVTGKLKIGTYTGPLQHGIVYSGGSSDTVCDLLGAKGKDILYIGDHIFGDILKSKKRQGWRTFLVIPELAQELHVWTDKSALFEELQSLDIFLAELYKHLDSSSNERPDISSIQRRIKKVTHDMDMCYGMMGSLFRSGSRQTLFASQVMRYADLYAASFINLLYYPFSYLFRAAHVLMPHESTVEHTHVDINEKESPMATRNRTSVDFKDSDYKRHQLTRSISEIKPPNLFPQAPQEITHCHDEDDDEEEEEEEEEEEEEEE
- the NT5C2 gene encoding cytosolic purine 5'-nucleotidase isoform X6, encoding MSFRSMFQDVRDAVDWVHYKGSLKEKTLENLEKYVVKDGKLPLLLSRMNEVGKVFLVTNSDYKYTDKIMTYLFDFPHGPKPGSAHRPWQSYFDLILVDARKPLFFGEGTVLRQVDTVTGKLKIGTYTGPLQHGIVYSGGSSDTVCDLLGAKGKDILYIGDHIFGDILKSKKRQGWRTFLVIPELAQELHVWTDKSALFEELQSLDIFLAELYKHLDSSSNERPDISSIQRRIKKVTHDMDMCYGMMGSLFRSGSRQTLFASQVMRYADLYAASFINLLYYPFSYLFRAAHVLMPHESTVEHTHVDINEKESPMATRNRTSVDFKDSDYKRHQLTRSISEIKPPNLFPQAPQEITHCHDEDDDEEEEEEEEEEEEEEE